The Deltaproteobacteria bacterium genome segment CCGATCTGCTCGCCGGAGAACCCCAGCCCGCGCAGGTACGGTGCGAAGTAGGAAAGGAAGGTTCCGACGCCCGCGTAATGAAGGAAGTAGAGCCAGCGCAGCCGCCCGATCATCCCGGCGCGTCTTCCGGCTCCATCGTGCACAGCAGCGGGAACGCCGCCTTCTCCGCGAGCGCCAGGGTCTCTTGCACCTTGGTCTCGGCGATCTCGAAGGTATAGACGCCGGCCACCGCCATGCCGTGCGTGTGCGCGTGCAGCATGATTGCCGTAGCGTCGGCATCGGACTTGGCGAAGACCTCCCGCAGGACCAGGACCACGAACTCCATCGGCGTGTAGTCGTCGTTGTGCAGGAGCACCTTGTAGAGGCGCGGCCGGTCGAGCTTGGGCTTCGCCTTGGCCTTCGGCTCGGCGACGCCCACGTCGCCCTGCTGCTTGCGGGAGGGGCTCATGAGGCCGCCTTGAATATAGGCGACTCGCGCATCGAGCGCTCGACGCTGGCCGCGCGCGCCGGCGTCTCGCGCGCCAGGTGCTCGCGGACGGCGCGATCGAGCTTCGCGTCGGTGAAGCCGTGCGCCGAGTACGTCAGCGCGGGCAGGAACCCGCGCGGGAGCTTGTGCTCGCCTCCCGCGCCTCCTTCGAAGACTTGCAGATTGCGTGCGATGCAGTCGGCGATGGAGTGGTAGTAGCAGACGTTGAAGTGCAGGAAGGGGTGCTCCTCGAAGCAGCCCCAGTAGCGGCCATAAAGGCGCGTCGGCGAGGCGACGTTGAACGCCCCCGCGATGAGCTCGCCTCCGCGGAATGCCCCCACCACCTCGACGGCGTCGGGCATGCCCGCGAATGCCGCCAGATAGAATTTCTCGTTCAACCAGCGCCGCCCCCACATCAGCTTGTCAACCGTGCTGCGGTGGAGTGCGCCGCCTTTGCCCAGCGCGCGGGATCGCGCCGCAGCTCCTCGC includes the following:
- a CDS encoding ATP-dependent Clp protease adaptor ClpS, with the protein product MSPSRKQQGDVGVAEPKAKAKPKLDRPRLYKVLLHNDDYTPMEFVVLVLREVFAKSDADATAIMLHAHTHGMAVAGVYTFEIAETKVQETLALAEKAAFPLLCTMEPEDAPG